A genomic region of Vibrio sp. 10N contains the following coding sequences:
- a CDS encoding hybrid-cluster NAD(P)-dependent oxidoreductase, producing the protein MSKSPLLSQINIYPVKSVGGISLSSSWVEKQGLCFDRRFMVALSDGAMVTARKYPNMVKVSSSLLPTGIIFTYPGMAPLKLEYSSFKLQETPATVWKDNFAAYTTTDEADDWFSQVLDQRVELLFTGEQSNRVREKLGHNVSFADGYPLLIISQGSLDELNRRSSEVHSMEQFRTNLVVGSDEPFIEDSWKRIKIGEVEFEAVKPCERCILTTVDVEKGAFRESKEPLKTFSRFRANERGGVFFGQNLVAKNEGMIRAGDEIEVLEYKEKEFYQDLDAQKQAFVCVEREQVARNFETFWLEPQKGAMPEYKAGQHLPIDLDIEGQVIKRLYTLSSSPSRPGRLAISVKRIDGGSVSNWLFEHFQVGDTLIADLPNGSFHMANKEHEPLLLLSAGSGVTPMMSMLRDLSDRGEVNDVVFFHQCSTLDDIPFKQELQSLEAKHDNLTVMISLTQPSDEWDGLKGRFSLSHLKQISALTARQVFVCGPDGFMQKAKNLMLKKGLAEDHYHQEAFGVATSTEDSVKTVQISIDGNVFEGNNQKTLLDQAEDAGQSIAHSCRAGFCGACKVTVESGLVHQPDVPAIQESEIAEGKVLACCAVPRTDVEIVS; encoded by the coding sequence GTGTCAAAATCTCCTCTGCTTTCCCAAATCAATATCTACCCCGTTAAATCCGTTGGTGGCATTTCTCTTTCTTCTTCTTGGGTCGAAAAACAAGGCTTGTGCTTTGACCGCCGATTCATGGTCGCGCTTTCTGATGGTGCTATGGTGACAGCACGCAAATACCCAAATATGGTGAAGGTGTCATCAAGCCTGCTGCCGACAGGGATCATTTTTACTTATCCAGGTATGGCGCCATTAAAACTTGAATACAGCAGTTTCAAGTTACAAGAGACACCAGCAACGGTTTGGAAAGACAACTTTGCCGCTTACACCACAACGGATGAAGCGGATGATTGGTTTAGTCAGGTGCTGGATCAGCGCGTAGAGTTATTGTTTACCGGTGAGCAGTCGAATCGTGTGCGCGAAAAGCTGGGTCACAATGTGAGTTTTGCCGATGGTTATCCGCTGCTGATCATCAGTCAGGGCTCTTTGGATGAGCTTAATCGTCGCAGTAGTGAAGTCCACTCGATGGAACAGTTTCGAACTAACCTAGTCGTTGGTTCGGATGAGCCATTTATCGAGGACTCGTGGAAGCGTATTAAAATTGGTGAAGTCGAGTTTGAAGCGGTAAAACCTTGTGAGCGCTGCATTTTGACGACGGTTGATGTGGAAAAAGGAGCGTTCCGTGAAAGCAAAGAGCCGCTAAAGACCTTTTCCCGTTTTCGTGCCAATGAAAGGGGCGGGGTATTCTTCGGTCAAAACTTGGTGGCCAAGAACGAAGGTATGATCCGTGCTGGCGATGAAATTGAAGTGCTGGAGTATAAGGAAAAAGAGTTCTACCAAGATCTTGATGCTCAAAAGCAAGCGTTCGTCTGCGTAGAGCGTGAACAAGTGGCGCGCAACTTTGAAACCTTTTGGCTAGAGCCGCAAAAAGGCGCAATGCCAGAGTATAAAGCCGGGCAGCACCTTCCTATTGACCTGGATATCGAAGGTCAGGTCATCAAGCGTTTATACACTTTGTCCTCCAGCCCATCTCGTCCAGGGCGACTGGCTATTTCGGTCAAACGTATTGATGGCGGTAGCGTATCGAATTGGTTATTTGAACACTTCCAAGTGGGGGATACCTTAATCGCCGACCTGCCAAATGGTAGCTTCCACATGGCGAACAAAGAACATGAACCTCTGCTGTTACTCTCGGCAGGCAGTGGTGTGACGCCAATGATGTCAATGCTTCGTGATCTCTCAGATAGAGGAGAAGTGAATGACGTGGTGTTTTTCCACCAGTGTTCAACTTTGGACGATATCCCGTTTAAGCAGGAGTTACAGTCTCTTGAAGCAAAGCATGACAATTTGACGGTCATGATTTCATTGACGCAACCAAGTGACGAATGGGATGGTTTAAAAGGGCGCTTTAGTTTGTCGCACCTAAAACAAATTTCAGCTCTAACGGCAAGACAAGTGTTCGTGTGTGGCCCAGATGGCTTTATGCAAAAGGCGAAAAACCTGATGCTGAAAAAAGGACTGGCGGAAGATCATTATCACCAAGAGGCGTTTGGTGTTGCCACCTCGACGGAAGATAGCGTCAAGACAGTGCAAATCAGTATTGATGGCAATGTGTTTGAGGGTAATAACCAGAAAACCTTATTGGATCAAGCGGAAGATGCAGGACAGTCGATAGCGCATAGCTGCCGTGCGGGTTTTTGCGGTGCATGTAAGGTGACGGTTGAATCGGGTTTGGTTCATCAGCCTGATGTGCCAGCGATTCAGGAGTCGGAGATTGCGGAAGGTAAGGTGTTGGCTTGCTGCGCGGTACCAAGAACCGATGTGGAAATCGTAAGTTAA
- a CDS encoding MFS transporter → MTTLIEPQASIWKNRPFVILFSSAFFVALSGQIYNLALPLLVYDLTQSSQVMGVIRGVEFLPNLLLALFLGVWVDRIDKKRWSQTMLIGQVMVVLCSYTAVEMMSNPLWVLFPCAFLMMAFNYGYHLARITMLKNALPPEAQNTATARMSVLNSVMETVGPILSGALLLLSAVHSVFLGVALMLLVAYWQLNQLTLNPTQVPPKTNTLSALKQGWCAFVADRNMVLITLAVMVINTTGAVFWIQAIYYAKAELELNSVEVSYLVAASGLGGLIGAFSADKVRKKIGLGWLLIASIALESLGFVIPMIAPNVWTLAAAFLWVSAVGLYSSICIWSYRQEAFCEQYLGRVAGITGSLFKLLMPFGLAASGYLVAAWGSQFVFLLCFALQIFASACLILSRVRHLE, encoded by the coding sequence ATGACGACACTCATTGAGCCTCAAGCATCGATATGGAAAAATCGGCCATTTGTTATTCTGTTTTCCAGCGCTTTTTTTGTTGCACTTAGTGGCCAAATTTATAATCTGGCCTTGCCTTTGCTTGTCTATGATTTAACGCAATCCTCACAGGTCATGGGGGTGATCCGAGGCGTGGAATTTTTGCCCAATTTGCTTTTGGCTCTGTTTTTGGGTGTCTGGGTAGACCGCATCGACAAAAAACGTTGGTCGCAGACCATGCTGATCGGTCAAGTGATGGTGGTACTTTGTTCTTACACCGCCGTTGAAATGATGAGCAACCCATTGTGGGTGCTGTTCCCATGTGCGTTTTTGATGATGGCTTTCAACTACGGTTACCATTTAGCACGGATCACTATGCTCAAAAACGCGCTACCACCTGAAGCACAAAACACCGCAACCGCGAGAATGAGCGTCCTCAATAGTGTGATGGAAACCGTCGGTCCCATCTTATCTGGTGCTCTGCTACTGCTTTCTGCCGTCCATAGCGTATTTCTGGGGGTGGCTTTGATGTTACTCGTCGCCTATTGGCAGCTCAATCAACTGACACTCAATCCCACTCAGGTCCCACCCAAAACCAACACGTTGAGTGCGCTAAAGCAAGGCTGGTGTGCGTTTGTGGCCGATCGCAATATGGTCCTGATAACGCTTGCTGTCATGGTGATCAACACCACGGGGGCGGTGTTCTGGATACAAGCTATTTACTACGCCAAAGCGGAGCTAGAACTCAACTCTGTCGAAGTGAGTTATCTCGTCGCAGCCTCAGGTTTAGGGGGCTTGATCGGCGCATTCAGTGCGGATAAAGTACGCAAAAAAATTGGGCTGGGCTGGCTGCTCATTGCTTCTATTGCCTTAGAATCACTGGGGTTTGTTATCCCAATGATTGCTCCCAATGTATGGACACTGGCCGCAGCTTTCCTTTGGGTTTCCGCTGTGGGGCTCTATAGCAGCATCTGTATTTGGAGCTATCGACAAGAAGCATTCTGCGAACAATATTTAGGACGCGTTGCGGGAATTACTGGCTCACTGTTTAAACTACTGATGCCATTCGGACTCGCTGCATCGGGTTATCTAGTGGCGGCATGGGGGAGCCAATTCGTATTCCTACTGTGCTTCGCGTTGCAAATCTTCGCTTCGGCTTGCCTAATACTCAGCCGGGTTCGTCATCTTGAGTGA
- a CDS encoding YdcH family protein, producing the protein MLGEDHSLLKEFPEHQDTILALTRSDQGFATDTKNYNALDKEIRVLELNGSPIEDTEMHQLKHDRAVLKDSLHQRIVSASK; encoded by the coding sequence ATGTTAGGCGAAGATCACTCTCTTCTTAAGGAATTTCCAGAACATCAAGATACCATTTTAGCGCTCACGCGAAGCGATCAAGGCTTTGCGACAGACACTAAAAACTACAATGCTCTGGATAAAGAAATTCGTGTGTTAGAACTCAACGGTTCACCCATCGAAGATACCGAGATGCATCAGCTAAAACATGATAGAGCCGTTTTAAAAGACTCGTTGCATCAACGTATAGTGAGTGCTTCAAAATAA
- a CDS encoding acyl-CoA thioesterase, which translates to MESLLEGFPVITEIPVAWGEMDALNHVNNAVYFRYFETARLDYFRHISLMEDMAVTNIGPVLGDTYCRYKLPVTYPDTLLVGSRITDLKEDRFTMEYQIVSHKLGKVTTTGTATIVMFDFNTNKKAVISEKLMTAIEQTRNGSAG; encoded by the coding sequence ATGGAATCATTGTTGGAAGGCTTCCCGGTCATTACCGAAATCCCCGTTGCTTGGGGAGAAATGGACGCATTAAATCATGTCAATAACGCCGTTTATTTTCGCTACTTTGAAACCGCTCGTCTGGATTACTTTCGCCACATTAGCCTGATGGAAGATATGGCGGTCACAAACATCGGCCCTGTACTTGGAGATACCTATTGCCGCTATAAGCTACCGGTGACTTACCCCGATACGCTACTCGTCGGCTCTCGTATCACTGACCTCAAAGAAGACAGGTTCACAATGGAGTACCAAATTGTCAGTCACAAACTTGGCAAGGTCACCACAACCGGCACCGCAACCATTGTGATGTTTGATTTTAACACCAACAAAAAAGCCGTGATTTCTGAGAAATTGATGACCGCGATTGAGCAGACACGAAATGGCTCTGCTGGTTAA
- the nadE gene encoding ammonia-dependent NAD(+) synthetase: MEQLIRDEMRVLPSIDPQFEIERRVAFIKSKLQQSGCKSIVLGISGGVDSTTCGRLAQLAVNELNQASDSNEYQFIAVRLPYGEQKDEDEAQLALSFIEPTHSVSVNIKAGVDGLHAASHVALEGTGLLPTDAAKVDFVKGNVKARARMVAQYEIAGYVGGLVLGTDHSAENITGFYTKFGDGACDLAPLFGLSKRQVREVAATLGAPALLVKKTPTADLEELDPQKADEDALNLTYDQIDDFLEGKPVSQDVSDKLVAIYKATQHKREAIPTIYD; the protein is encoded by the coding sequence ATGGAACAACTTATTCGAGACGAGATGCGCGTGCTTCCGTCTATCGACCCACAATTTGAAATTGAACGCCGTGTTGCATTTATTAAGAGTAAATTGCAGCAATCTGGATGCAAATCCATCGTTCTCGGTATCAGTGGGGGTGTGGACTCAACAACTTGTGGCCGTTTGGCACAATTGGCGGTTAACGAGCTTAACCAAGCGAGTGACAGCAACGAATACCAATTCATCGCGGTACGTCTACCTTACGGTGAACAAAAAGATGAAGACGAAGCGCAGCTTGCGCTCTCTTTCATTGAGCCGACTCACTCAGTATCGGTGAATATCAAAGCTGGCGTGGATGGTCTTCATGCCGCATCACACGTTGCACTTGAAGGCACTGGCCTGCTACCGACAGACGCGGCGAAAGTCGATTTTGTTAAAGGTAACGTTAAAGCGCGTGCACGTATGGTGGCTCAGTACGAGATCGCAGGGTACGTTGGTGGTCTAGTGCTTGGTACTGACCACTCGGCAGAAAACATCACAGGTTTCTACACCAAGTTTGGTGACGGTGCGTGTGATTTAGCGCCGTTATTTGGTCTTAGCAAACGTCAAGTTCGTGAAGTGGCAGCAACACTTGGCGCGCCAGCGTTACTAGTGAAGAAAACACCTACCGCTGATCTAGAAGAACTAGACCCACAGAAAGCCGACGAAGATGCGCTAAACCTGACGTACGATCAGATCGATGACTTCCTAGAAGGCAAGCCTGTCTCTCAAGACGTATCAGACAAGCTGGTTGCTATCTACAAAGCAACCCAACACAAGCGTGAAGCAATCCCGACCATTTACGATTAA
- a CDS encoding AraC family transcriptional regulator, which produces MNHAIDFQSTSYDFVTITARKKMLHNQLFRVEDGQVLVKLGKNDYLYQAGDLFWLPFDCLTSLTILPHTKLSTIKFSVRLRDSFPTQAGRVSATPLMTALLDKISLTSDQEVNKDLLQVMRHEVACMAPALTLDTMSEKISRWTPGSNSVSGELSLVLLVREARKLKLSGKKADAICEQLFAGNHEQFQQLTQSLLGAEL; this is translated from the coding sequence ATGAATCACGCAATCGACTTTCAATCAACCAGTTACGACTTTGTTACCATTACCGCGCGCAAGAAAATGCTGCATAACCAGCTATTTCGTGTTGAAGACGGACAGGTGCTCGTCAAGCTAGGTAAGAACGACTACCTCTACCAAGCTGGCGATCTATTCTGGTTACCATTTGATTGCCTGACGAGTCTAACCATTCTCCCACACACCAAGCTGAGCACCATAAAGTTTTCAGTCAGGCTACGTGATAGTTTCCCAACCCAAGCTGGCCGAGTCTCAGCTACACCGCTTATGACTGCGCTTTTGGATAAGATCTCTCTGACGTCCGACCAGGAAGTTAACAAAGATCTACTACAAGTCATGCGCCATGAAGTGGCATGCATGGCACCTGCGTTGACCCTTGATACCATGAGTGAAAAGATTTCACGCTGGACACCGGGTTCCAACTCAGTTTCTGGTGAGCTGTCATTAGTGTTACTGGTGCGTGAAGCGCGCAAGCTCAAGCTTTCGGGTAAAAAAGCCGATGCCATATGTGAGCAGTTATTTGCGGGCAACCACGAGCAGTTCCAGCAGCTGACACAAAGCTTACTGGGGGCTGAGCTGTAA
- a CDS encoding DUF1289 domain-containing protein, with protein MVTPCRAACKNEGGICSGCHRTMDELSEWRFMDNEQRQDKVEQLSGEQSTHQCQQCGEPAYCDISAGKSSCWCFEIEKRDTSSLEKSATCLCRKCLSKLPLK; from the coding sequence ATCGTCACTCCCTGCCGCGCTGCCTGTAAAAATGAAGGTGGGATCTGTAGCGGATGCCATCGCACCATGGACGAATTGTCCGAATGGCGCTTTATGGATAACGAACAACGTCAGGACAAAGTCGAACAACTCTCCGGCGAGCAGTCCACGCACCAATGCCAACAGTGTGGCGAGCCTGCCTATTGCGACATTTCCGCTGGAAAATCATCTTGCTGGTGCTTCGAGATAGAAAAGCGAGATACCTCAAGTTTGGAAAAGTCGGCAACCTGTTTGTGTCGTAAGTGTTTAAGCAAGTTGCCACTTAAATAG
- a CDS encoding alpha-glucoside-specific PTS transporter subunit IIBC, with translation MKDMIQRFGAAMFVPVLLFPAAGMLLGFTVMLLNQDLFPWAVPGSTWHSVSTILLQASLAVFKNMSLIFAVGLPIALAKTASGRAVLATLVSYITFNYVIGGILQFWGADLGVNYVAGERGLTEIGGILTLDTNLLGAIVIASVSVWVHNKYFDRKLPDWASVFNGSPLVVIISFPLMVALAIVTCFVWPSIQEGINGLQTFLVNAGSFGVWVFTLLERLLIPTGLHHFVYGPVFYGPVAVDGGTVAYWIQHIQEFAASSAPLTEQFPQGGLMLTGMGKVFGCTGIALALYSTAKPEKKKMVLGLVLGAAITAILTGITEPIEFTFLFIAPALFALHAVLSATMATIAYMLGVSGNFQTGLIDFVFQNWLPLGSNHMGTYLLQIALGLTFTAIYFFSFRAIILKYNIMTPGRDDAEVKLVSKNEYRASKKGSATQDAQASAFIEGLGGKENIELLTNCATRLRVKVKNSDLVQPTSFFQQQGAVNVVRNKESFQIIVGLTVPQVREEMSQMIQV, from the coding sequence ATGAAAGATATGATACAGAGGTTTGGGGCAGCGATGTTTGTCCCCGTACTCCTTTTCCCTGCTGCTGGTATGCTGCTTGGTTTTACCGTGATGCTATTAAACCAAGATCTCTTTCCGTGGGCAGTACCGGGCTCTACTTGGCACAGTGTTTCTACCATCTTGTTGCAAGCATCGTTAGCCGTATTTAAGAATATGTCGCTGATTTTTGCGGTTGGTTTGCCTATCGCTCTGGCGAAAACAGCTTCAGGCCGAGCTGTATTAGCAACGCTGGTTTCCTACATCACCTTTAACTATGTCATTGGTGGGATTCTTCAGTTCTGGGGTGCGGATCTCGGTGTTAACTATGTTGCTGGTGAGCGTGGTCTGACAGAAATAGGTGGCATTCTAACCCTAGATACAAACCTTCTTGGTGCGATTGTGATTGCAAGTGTGTCGGTATGGGTTCACAACAAATACTTTGACCGCAAATTACCTGATTGGGCGTCAGTATTTAATGGCTCGCCACTGGTGGTGATCATTAGTTTCCCACTTATGGTTGCGCTAGCGATTGTCACTTGTTTTGTTTGGCCTTCGATTCAAGAAGGGATTAACGGCCTACAAACGTTCTTAGTTAATGCGGGTTCATTCGGTGTATGGGTATTTACTCTTCTTGAACGTTTATTGATCCCAACAGGTTTGCACCACTTTGTTTATGGTCCAGTTTTTTATGGCCCAGTTGCTGTTGATGGCGGTACGGTTGCTTACTGGATTCAACATATTCAAGAGTTTGCCGCAAGTAGCGCACCACTGACTGAGCAGTTCCCACAAGGCGGCTTAATGCTAACCGGTATGGGTAAAGTGTTTGGTTGTACGGGTATCGCATTGGCACTTTATTCAACAGCGAAACCAGAAAAGAAAAAGATGGTATTGGGTTTGGTGTTAGGTGCTGCGATTACCGCGATACTAACGGGTATTACTGAGCCGATTGAATTTACATTCTTATTTATTGCTCCAGCTCTGTTTGCACTGCACGCCGTGTTATCAGCAACCATGGCGACGATCGCTTACATGCTTGGCGTATCAGGTAACTTCCAGACTGGCCTTATCGACTTTGTATTCCAGAACTGGTTGCCATTAGGTTCAAACCATATGGGTACTTACTTGTTGCAAATTGCTTTAGGCCTTACATTTACTGCAATTTACTTCTTTAGCTTCCGAGCGATCATTCTAAAGTACAACATTATGACTCCAGGACGCGATGATGCTGAAGTGAAATTGGTTTCAAAGAATGAGTACCGTGCATCGAAAAAAGGCTCAGCAACTCAAGATGCTCAAGCCAGTGCTTTCATTGAAGGGCTAGGTGGTAAGGAGAACATTGAATTACTGACTAACTGTGCGACTCGATTGAGAGTTAAAGTTAAGAATTCCGATTTGGTTCAGCCAACGTCATTCTTCCAACAGCAAGGTGCAGTGAACGTAGTTCGCAATAAGGAAAGTTTCCAGATTATTGTTGGTCTTACTGTTCCTCAAGTAAGAGAAGAGATGAGCCAGATGATTCAGGTCTAG
- the pyrC gene encoding dihydroorotase encodes MTTLTITRPDDWHVHLRDGDVLKDTVRDISRYNGRALIMPNTIPPVTDTEMALAYKARIMAEQPSEQFEPLMALYLTDNTTPDEIRKAKESGAVVAAKLYPAGATTNSDSGVTSAKNIYHVLEAMEEVGMLLLVHGEVTTHEVDIFDREKEFLDTVLAPIVNDFPNLKIVLEHITTADAANFVKNANDNVAATITAHHLLYNRNHMLVGGIKPHFYCLPILKRGTHQQALIEAATSGSKKFFLGTDSAPHAKGKKEAACGCAGSYTAHAAVELYAEVFEQEGKLENLEGFASHNGPDFYGLPRNTDTITLEKDEWNVPETMPFGSDIVVPIRGGETVNWKVK; translated from the coding sequence ATGACTACATTGACTATTACTCGTCCTGACGACTGGCACGTACACCTTCGTGACGGCGACGTTCTTAAAGATACTGTTCGCGATATCAGCCGCTACAACGGTCGTGCACTGATCATGCCAAACACTATCCCACCTGTCACAGACACAGAAATGGCGCTGGCCTACAAAGCGCGCATTATGGCTGAGCAGCCTTCTGAGCAGTTTGAGCCGCTAATGGCACTGTACCTAACAGACAACACCACACCAGATGAAATCCGCAAAGCGAAAGAGTCTGGCGCAGTTGTAGCAGCAAAACTGTACCCAGCAGGTGCAACCACAAACTCAGATTCTGGCGTAACGTCGGCAAAGAACATCTACCACGTACTAGAAGCGATGGAAGAAGTGGGCATGCTACTGCTTGTTCACGGTGAAGTAACCACTCACGAAGTTGACATCTTCGACCGTGAGAAAGAGTTCCTAGACACTGTTCTAGCTCCTATCGTGAATGATTTCCCGAACCTTAAGATTGTTCTAGAGCACATCACGACAGCAGATGCTGCAAACTTTGTGAAAAACGCTAACGACAACGTTGCAGCGACTATCACGGCTCACCACCTTCTTTACAACCGCAACCACATGCTGGTTGGCGGCATCAAGCCACACTTCTACTGCCTACCAATCCTTAAGCGTGGTACCCACCAGCAAGCGCTTATCGAAGCGGCAACCAGTGGCAGCAAGAAATTCTTCCTTGGTACTGACTCTGCGCCACACGCAAAAGGCAAAAAAGAAGCCGCTTGTGGCTGTGCGGGTTCATACACAGCACACGCTGCAGTAGAGCTTTATGCTGAAGTATTCGAGCAAGAAGGCAAGCTTGAGAACCTAGAAGGTTTTGCAAGCCACAACGGTCCAGACTTCTACGGCCTACCTCGCAACACGGACACCATCACCCTTGAGAAAGACGAGTGGAACGTGCCAGAAACCATGCCATTTGGTAGCGACATTGTTGTGCCAATCCGCGGCGGCGAAACTGTTAACTGGAAAGTAAAGTAA
- a CDS encoding nicotinate-nicotinamide nucleotide adenylyltransferase: protein MTKIAIFGSAFNPPSLGHKSVIQSLSHFDKVLLVPSISHAWGKSMLDYSIRCQLVDMFIDDIAQDNVERSDIEEHLFEPNSSVTTFAVLEALEQRYPDAELTFVLGPDNLFSFEKFYNAQQIVERWSLLACPEKVKVRSTTIRYSLSQGLNVDHLTTVSVAKHLVAHKLY, encoded by the coding sequence ATGACAAAAATAGCGATATTTGGCAGCGCCTTTAATCCGCCAAGCTTAGGCCATAAGAGCGTCATTCAATCACTCAGCCATTTTGATAAGGTGCTATTGGTCCCGAGTATCTCTCATGCCTGGGGCAAAAGCATGCTGGATTACAGTATTCGTTGCCAGTTGGTCGATATGTTTATTGACGATATTGCCCAAGATAATGTCGAACGTTCGGATATTGAAGAGCACCTATTTGAGCCCAATAGCTCCGTCACCACGTTTGCGGTACTAGAAGCACTGGAGCAGCGTTATCCCGATGCAGAGCTTACCTTTGTTCTTGGCCCTGATAACCTGTTCAGCTTCGAGAAATTTTATAACGCCCAACAAATTGTGGAACGTTGGTCGTTGCTGGCTTGTCCAGAGAAAGTGAAAGTACGTTCAACGACTATTCGTTACAGTTTGTCGCAAGGTTTGAATGTAGATCACTTAACCACAGTTAGTGTTGCTAAACATTTGGTCGCACATAAGCTATATTGA
- a CDS encoding ABC transporter substrate-binding protein: MRYWNALVFCRDRLVLGEWQTISLDDVSQHLECTRRNAQLLIKRLVKEQVIEWQSGVGRGNLPKAKLLCSLSERLKGYAHRLLEQEQVEAAVSLVPESERELFLKTYLSRYQSTQQAKDILQVPFYRATHALDPITINRRTELHIASYLYASLLKYDASSGEFIGDLAHHWQRDDDGVTVILRKGLTFHDGSALTAASIKAHFERLIHKATNHRAMFQFIDEVKVETPLKLKFVSHRLPHLVPKLLAHSAMGVTKFDQGRVIGSGAFVLAEQTQWRTLLLVNTDYHGHRPWIDGVEIWNLGENAKEIALNCDFVHSRHMAEKANTPLESHQQWERGCVHAMLNPARHPWMKRKRHRRVLQQLLLAMGQPKSAQVETLARASGMMSQPECIQESDLTSLKSALASLPEPGDELRIVTYQLFTHVNTVRLIEMSLKRLGIPCRTTVLEFPVFNSVETLREADIIVTGEVFTEDIEMSWLGWLLGTASNEACFSDERKAWLLEQTVKTMNRPDLKRKLQGFEAIESKLIKEGIYQPLYHVEQEMNVSKKVSAPELLANGWIDFNRVVLNV; this comes from the coding sequence ATGCGGTATTGGAATGCGCTAGTGTTTTGTCGTGACAGGCTGGTGTTGGGGGAGTGGCAAACTATTTCGCTCGATGACGTGAGCCAGCATTTAGAGTGTACTCGACGTAATGCACAGCTATTGATCAAGCGTTTGGTCAAAGAACAAGTCATTGAGTGGCAATCTGGCGTTGGCCGAGGCAATTTACCTAAAGCCAAGCTGCTTTGCTCACTCAGTGAGCGGTTAAAAGGTTACGCGCACCGACTATTGGAGCAGGAGCAAGTAGAGGCGGCGGTATCCTTGGTTCCGGAGTCCGAGCGAGAGCTGTTCTTAAAAACGTACCTTTCACGCTACCAATCTACTCAGCAAGCAAAAGACATACTGCAAGTCCCGTTCTATCGAGCAACACATGCACTAGATCCTATTACGATCAATAGGCGTACCGAGCTTCATATAGCGTCGTACCTGTATGCGTCGCTACTCAAATATGATGCCAGTTCAGGCGAGTTTATTGGCGATTTAGCCCATCACTGGCAAAGGGACGATGATGGGGTAACCGTCATACTTCGCAAAGGGCTCACATTTCATGATGGTAGCGCACTTACCGCAGCGAGCATCAAGGCCCATTTTGAGCGCCTAATCCACAAGGCAACGAATCACCGAGCTATGTTTCAGTTTATTGACGAGGTGAAAGTCGAAACGCCACTCAAACTGAAGTTCGTCAGCCATCGTTTGCCGCACTTAGTGCCTAAATTATTAGCCCACAGTGCGATGGGGGTGACTAAGTTTGACCAAGGTCGAGTGATTGGCAGTGGTGCGTTTGTTCTTGCTGAGCAAACGCAGTGGCGCACCTTATTGCTGGTCAACACAGACTACCATGGTCATCGCCCGTGGATCGACGGGGTCGAAATTTGGAACCTTGGCGAAAACGCGAAAGAAATAGCGCTTAATTGCGATTTTGTGCATAGCCGTCACATGGCAGAGAAAGCCAATACGCCATTGGAGTCGCATCAACAATGGGAAAGAGGCTGTGTGCATGCAATGTTGAACCCAGCTCGTCATCCTTGGATGAAACGTAAGCGTCATCGTCGAGTGCTCCAACAGTTGTTGCTGGCGATGGGGCAGCCAAAAAGTGCGCAAGTAGAGACGCTGGCCCGTGCCAGCGGCATGATGTCGCAGCCTGAGTGCATTCAAGAAAGCGATTTGACCTCACTAAAGTCCGCTTTGGCTTCTTTGCCTGAGCCGGGGGACGAGCTAAGGATTGTGACCTATCAACTTTTTACCCACGTAAATACCGTCAGGCTCATTGAAATGTCGCTAAAGCGCTTGGGGATCCCTTGTCGGACGACGGTGTTGGAGTTTCCAGTTTTTAACAGTGTCGAAACGCTTCGTGAGGCCGACATTATTGTGACTGGTGAGGTGTTTACCGAAGACATCGAAATGTCGTGGTTAGGCTGGTTACTTGGCACTGCATCCAATGAGGCGTGCTTTAGTGATGAGCGTAAAGCGTGGTTGTTGGAGCAAACGGTCAAGACCATGAATAGGCCCGATCTCAAGCGTAAACTTCAGGGGTTTGAAGCAATTGAGAGTAAGCTCATCAAGGAAGGGATTTACCAGCCGCTCTACCATGTGGAGCAAGAGATGAATGTCTCGAAGAAGGTCAGTGCACCGGAGCTACTGGCCAATGGCTGGATCGATTTCAATCGGGTAGTGTTGAATGTGTAA